Proteins co-encoded in one Anaerobaca lacustris genomic window:
- a CDS encoding phosphopantothenoylcysteine decarboxylase: MRFLITAGGTREYIDPVRFISNASSGRMGYALAAAALKAGHEVTLISAPTALKPPAGAKLVAVESAAEMFAAVKEHFAPCDCLIMAAAVADFTPARPSKTKIKKDGGPRPTLRLKPTPDILRWAGRHKSASQVVVGFALEDRHLRDNAARKMRDKRLDMIVANTPAAINAPASILHIKPVDSDWIEISKSHKTASSRRIIREIERLFRQQ, translated from the coding sequence ATGCGTTTTCTCATCACAGCCGGCGGCACCCGCGAGTACATCGACCCGGTCCGCTTCATCTCCAACGCCAGCAGCGGAAGGATGGGCTATGCCCTGGCGGCCGCGGCGCTGAAGGCGGGCCATGAGGTGACGCTGATCTCGGCGCCGACGGCGCTGAAACCGCCGGCCGGCGCGAAGCTCGTCGCCGTCGAAAGTGCGGCCGAGATGTTCGCGGCGGTCAAGGAGCACTTCGCCCCGTGCGACTGCTTGATTATGGCGGCGGCTGTCGCCGATTTTACCCCGGCCAGGCCGTCGAAGACCAAGATCAAGAAGGACGGTGGGCCAAGGCCCACCCTACGGCTCAAACCCACGCCCGACATCCTCCGCTGGGCCGGACGGCATAAGAGCGCCTCGCAGGTCGTCGTCGGCTTCGCCCTCGAGGACCGCCACCTGCGCGACAACGCCGCGCGCAAGATGCGCGACAAGCGCCTCGACATGATCGTCGCCAACACCCCAGCCGCCATCAACGCCCCAGCCTCAATTCTTCATATCAAACCCGTCGATTCCGATTGGATCGAGATCAGCAAATCACATAAGACTGCCAGTAGCAGGCGCATTATCCGAGAAATCGAGAGACTTTTCCGCCAGCAATGA
- a CDS encoding flavoprotein, translating into MVETRNILLGVTGGVAAYKAVDLASKLTASGAAVRTVMTEGACRFVGPKSFEAVTRAPVFTTLWSAAEKHSSAHIALADWADLVVVAPATANILGKVAHGICDDLLSVTLCACWGTPMLFAPAMNSRMWANPIVQANVATLTKLGFRMVGPATGRLACGTEGAGRMAEPSEIIAAIEALTDNNQ; encoded by the coding sequence ATGGTCGAGACGCGCAACATCCTGCTGGGGGTCACCGGGGGCGTCGCCGCCTACAAGGCGGTGGACCTGGCGAGCAAGCTGACGGCGTCCGGTGCCGCCGTGCGGACGGTGATGACCGAGGGGGCCTGCCGGTTCGTGGGGCCCAAGAGCTTCGAGGCGGTGACACGTGCGCCGGTGTTCACCACTCTCTGGAGCGCCGCCGAGAAGCACAGCAGCGCCCACATCGCCCTGGCCGACTGGGCCGACCTCGTGGTCGTGGCGCCGGCGACGGCCAATATCCTCGGCAAGGTCGCCCACGGGATCTGCGACGACCTGCTCAGTGTGACCCTGTGTGCCTGCTGGGGCACGCCGATGCTGTTCGCTCCGGCGATGAACAGCCGGATGTGGGCCAACCCCATCGTTCAGGCCAACGTCGCAACGCTGACGAAGTTGGGTTTTCGAATGGTCGGTCCCGCCACGGGACGCCTGGCCTGCGGTACCGAAGGCGCCGGGAGAATGGCGGAGCCGAGCGAGATCATCGCGGCCATCGAGGCCCTGACCGACAACAATCAGTAG
- a CDS encoding DNA-directed RNA polymerase subunit omega, with the protein MLDELKSAEVVNKVGGRFKLAALVQKRMAELLQGSRPLIEDSSGLTLLEIVAQEILQDKITIEGTSGMGKGGEADLWRLKL; encoded by the coding sequence ATGCTGGACGAACTCAAGAGTGCTGAAGTCGTGAACAAGGTCGGAGGGCGATTCAAACTGGCCGCCCTCGTGCAGAAGCGAATGGCCGAGTTGCTCCAGGGCTCGCGACCCCTGATCGAAGACTCGTCGGGGCTGACCCTGCTGGAGATTGTGGCCCAGGAGATCCTGCAGGACAAGATCACCATCGAGGGGACCTCGGGCATGGGCAAGGGCGGCGAAGCCGATTTGTGGAGGCTGAAGTTGTAG
- the gmk gene encoding guanylate kinase: MTASANLQTNRRGKVIVISGPSGVGKSTICREALRRLKNVHLSVSLTTRPQGPGERNGKDYWFVSEQEFRERINRGLLLEYADVFGNFYGTPKDKVDEVLQTGQSVILEIDVQGGRQAKAVYPDAVMIFILPPDEKVLADRIGRRGRDSAEVIQRRLDKASAEIASAWEHYNNMVINENLEHAVDEVVQIIERALDGTPSPSGRGGSAGEQ, encoded by the coding sequence ATGACAGCCAGCGCAAATCTCCAGACCAACCGTCGCGGTAAGGTGATCGTCATCAGCGGTCCATCCGGCGTGGGAAAGAGCACCATCTGTCGCGAAGCGCTGCGTCGGCTGAAGAACGTGCATCTGAGTGTTTCGCTGACGACCCGTCCCCAGGGACCGGGCGAGCGGAACGGCAAAGACTACTGGTTCGTCTCCGAGCAGGAGTTTCGCGAGCGGATCAACCGGGGGCTGCTCCTCGAATATGCCGATGTGTTCGGAAACTTCTACGGCACGCCGAAGGACAAGGTGGATGAGGTGCTCCAGACCGGGCAGAGCGTCATTCTCGAGATCGACGTGCAGGGGGGCCGGCAGGCCAAGGCCGTCTATCCCGATGCGGTGATGATCTTCATCCTGCCGCCGGACGAGAAAGTACTGGCCGATCGCATTGGGCGACGGGGCCGCGACAGTGCCGAGGTCATCCAGAGACGCCTCGACAAGGCCAGCGCCGAGATCGCCTCGGCCTGGGAACACTACAACAACATGGTCATCAACGAAAACCTGGAGCACGCCGTCGATGAGGTGGTGCAGATCATCGAGCGCGCCCTCGATGGCACGCCGTCACCGAGTGGACGCGGCGGCTCCGCTGGAGAACAGTGA